The proteins below are encoded in one region of Gopherus flavomarginatus isolate rGopFla2 chromosome 12, rGopFla2.mat.asm, whole genome shotgun sequence:
- the LOC127033182 gene encoding LOW QUALITY PROTEIN: olfactory receptor 6B1-like (The sequence of the model RefSeq protein was modified relative to this genomic sequence to represent the inferred CDS: inserted 2 bases in 2 codons) — MFLVIYMATVAGNMLITALIMANHHLHTPMYFFLGNLSCLETCYTSTVLPRVLVSLLTGDKTISFNGCFSQLYFFSALICTECCLLAAMSYDRYLAICKPLHYSTLMNNRFCLQLAAGSWLSACLAITIFVLFLSQLTFCGPNEINHFYCDPIPLMELSCSDPHLSILVDFILACVFTLPPFLLTLMSYVFILANILRIPSITRRXKAFSTCSSHXTMVTIFYGTMMIFHMLPKRDTLRDLKKVLSLCFTVLTPLLNPLIYSLRNREVKEALSKAVSKCVLSQKTCRNSETIKEPEILKLPG, encoded by the exons ATGTTCCTAGTGATCTACATGGCAACTGTGGCCGGGAACATGCTCATCACTGCACTAATTATGGCTAATCATCACCTTCACACCcctatgtacttcttcctggggaacttgtcctgcttggagacctgctacacctccaccGTCCTGCCCAGGGTGCTAGtcagtctcctgactggggacaaaACCATCTCATTCAATGGTTGTTTCTCACAACTGTATTTCTTTTCTGCTCTGATATGTACAGAATGCTGTCTCCTAGCAGcaatgtcttatgatcggtatttagcgaTATGTAAACCTCTGCACTATTCAACTCTTATGAATAACAGGTTTTGCCTCCAGTTGGCTGCTGGGTCATGGTTAAGTGCTTGTTTGGCTATTACAATTTTTGTCTTATTCCTATCACAGTTAACATTCTGTGGCCCAAATGAAATAAACCATTTCTATTGTGATCCCATCCCACTGATggaactctcctgcagtgaccCACACCTGAGCATATTGGTGGATTTCATACTAGCCTGTGTATTCACCTTGCCTCCATTCCTACTAACCTTGATGTCCTATGTGTTTATCCTTGCCAACATCCTGAGAATCCCATCCATCACCAGGA CAAAGGCCTTTTCTACCTGCTCCTCCC TCACTatggtgacaattttctatggaaCCATGATGATTTTCCACATGCTACCAAAACGTGATACACTCAGAGATCTGAAGAAAGTGCTGTCTCTTTGCTTCACAGTCCTAACTCCCCTGctaaaccccctcatctacagcctgagaaacagagaggtcaaggaagcCTTAAGCAAAGCAGTCAGTAAATGTGTCCTTTCACAAAAAACATGCAGAAATTCTGAGACAATAAAGGAGCCTGAGATTTTGAAACTGCCTGGGTGA